The Dehalogenimonas sp. THU2 genome has a window encoding:
- a CDS encoding adenosylcobinamide amidohydrolase produces the protein MTINRTKTIATLPGLTAEVADYRVWDVDANALVVKFAETHSTLSGEKGSRRSKIICNCYLPKELCDNLHYSNQDYGVYLKSLAKEIAAFYEVDSSDISMISTGVDMRELAHCVETHDELWVAAWVTAGFKHNAMRVGVDRAYGVEINGKYRTCGTINIIVTTNAKLSLATMASSFITITEAKGIALQDLRIHSSFDSSLQATGTGTDQIVVASGNEFICRYAGGHTKLGELMAKSVTKACLIACKKQLAKDPDYHGESAPSGEQ, from the coding sequence ATGACCATCAACCGGACTAAAACGATAGCGACACTCCCGGGGCTCACCGCAGAAGTAGCGGACTATCGGGTATGGGACGTCGATGCTAACGCACTTGTCGTCAAGTTCGCGGAAACTCATTCGACTCTTTCAGGTGAAAAAGGGTCTCGCCGCTCTAAGATTATCTGCAATTGCTACCTTCCCAAGGAGTTGTGCGATAACCTTCACTACAGCAACCAGGACTACGGTGTCTATCTCAAGAGCCTGGCTAAAGAGATCGCGGCATTCTATGAGGTTGATTCATCAGACATTTCCATGATATCAACCGGAGTGGATATGCGTGAACTTGCTCACTGTGTCGAAACGCATGATGAATTATGGGTCGCCGCCTGGGTCACCGCTGGATTTAAACATAACGCGATGCGTGTCGGGGTGGATCGGGCTTACGGCGTAGAGATCAATGGGAAATACCGGACCTGCGGTACGATCAATATAATCGTAACGACCAACGCTAAACTCAGCCTGGCTACGATGGCTTCAAGTTTCATCACCATAACTGAAGCCAAGGGTATCGCTCTGCAGGACCTCAGGATACACAGTTCTTTCGACAGCTCCCTGCAGGCGACAGGAACAGGTACGGACCAGATCGTCGTTGCATCAGGAAATGAATTCATCTGCCGTTATGCCGGAGGTCACACCAAATTAGGCGAACTTATGGCCAAATCGGTAACCAAAGCCTGTTTAATCGCGTGTAAGAAACAATTGGCGAAAGACCCTGACTACCATGGTGAAAGTGCCCCCAGTGGAGAACAATGA
- the cbiE gene encoding precorrin-6y C5,15-methyltransferase (decarboxylating) subunit CbiE — protein sequence MPKGKVFVVGVGPGSAGWVSAHVRDLVLSADILVGWEQDFKPVKNLVKSQQIYLQECHNYLEIPGKAALEAETSGATVVVLKTGDPLVAPAGLEGVLKTFEGFDISIVPGISTVQLAAAKAGVSLTDSAIITYHPLPHDGGSDLRKKRKRILKAIENGLHVIVLTGVRQMPRQTAQFLIDQGIDPSTACIVFENLGLPEERFTNGCLNEVVSQSFNWKSVMIIL from the coding sequence TTGCCTAAAGGTAAAGTATTTGTTGTTGGAGTCGGCCCCGGTTCAGCCGGATGGGTTTCAGCTCACGTCAGAGATCTAGTGTTATCCGCTGATATCCTGGTGGGATGGGAACAAGACTTCAAACCGGTGAAAAATCTGGTCAAAAGCCAGCAGATTTATTTACAGGAATGTCACAACTACCTGGAAATCCCCGGAAAAGCCGCATTGGAAGCAGAGACATCCGGAGCTACCGTCGTAGTACTCAAAACTGGCGACCCCTTGGTGGCGCCGGCGGGACTTGAAGGAGTCCTCAAAACCTTCGAAGGTTTTGATATTTCCATCGTTCCCGGTATCAGCACGGTGCAGCTTGCGGCTGCCAAAGCCGGCGTTTCACTCACTGACTCCGCCATTATCACGTATCATCCCCTGCCCCATGACGGAGGAAGTGATTTACGGAAGAAACGGAAAAGAATCCTCAAAGCCATCGAGAATGGCCTGCACGTCATCGTTCTCACAGGAGTCCGCCAGATGCCGCGGCAGACGGCTCAATTTCTGATAGATCAAGGGATTGATCCAAGCACCGCTTGCATTGTTTTCGAAAACCTGGGACTCCCTGAGGAGCGTTTTACTAATGGCTGTTTGAACGAAGTAGTCAGCCAATCATTTAACTGGAAGTCGGTGATGATCATATTGTGA
- a CDS encoding cobalamin-binding protein codes for MTSHLSITDHAGRSVTIEIPKHKIISLAPSNTEMVYALGAQELLHGVTEYCDFPEAAKLIPRVGGYTTVDIDIINEIQPDLILAGTIHLKGIVSKLEELGYPVIVLESNTISGMLTAIEIIGQCTGKEAVAEQLVESLRARAEAVTDKTKDLPVEKRPRVYYLHESQTWKTFGAKTIGDTLTDLAGGYNIGRDFGEYYPYPTFSDIVNSNPDIIIAETGYGENPMEPLNIALNEPAIESTKARKSGRVYGISSDLVGRAGPRMVEGLEELARIFHPGLF; via the coding sequence ATGACATCCCATTTATCCATCACGGATCACGCAGGACGCAGCGTAACAATCGAGATCCCTAAGCACAAGATTATATCGCTAGCCCCAAGCAATACAGAGATGGTCTATGCGCTGGGCGCCCAGGAATTACTTCACGGCGTCACCGAATATTGCGATTTTCCAGAGGCGGCGAAACTAATACCGAGGGTCGGTGGCTACACCACGGTGGATATCGATATTATCAACGAAATCCAACCTGATTTAATACTGGCCGGTACCATACATTTGAAGGGCATCGTTTCAAAGCTTGAAGAGCTCGGCTACCCGGTAATCGTCCTGGAAAGCAACACCATATCCGGCATGCTCACCGCCATTGAAATTATCGGGCAGTGTACCGGAAAAGAGGCTGTTGCTGAACAACTCGTGGAATCGTTGAGAGCACGCGCCGAAGCCGTTACCGATAAAACGAAAGATCTGCCGGTTGAAAAACGGCCACGTGTATATTACCTGCATGAAAGCCAGACATGGAAAACCTTTGGAGCCAAAACGATCGGCGATACGCTGACCGATCTGGCTGGCGGCTACAATATCGGCCGGGATTTCGGTGAGTATTACCCATACCCCACATTCTCAGATATCGTCAACAGCAATCCGGATATAATCATCGCCGAGACCGGTTACGGCGAAAACCCAATGGAACCGTTAAACATCGCCCTGAACGAGCCCGCGATCGAAAGCACTAAAGCGCGTAAGTCAGGCCGGGTTTATGGCATCAGCAGCGACCTTGTCGGCCGAGCCGGACCGCGCATGGTAGAAGGGCTTGAGGAACTGGCCCGTATTTTCCATCCCGGTTTATTCTAA